gcgccggacggctcgttcggcccaaaaagaacttttggccagcttgggggggcctcctgaccccctcaagctggccaaaagttctttttgggccgaacgagccgtctggcgcgaacttgccgggaatcacgtgacgtcggcgtcacgtgattcccggcttgttcgtgccgaacgagccgtccagcgcgaacttgccgggaatcacgtgacgtcgcgtctgagtgatgcggcgccacgtgattcccggctcgttcgcgccggacggctcgttcggcccaaaaagaacttttggccagcttggggggtcaggaggcccccccaagctggccaaaagttctttttgggccgaacgagccgtccggcgcgaacgagccgggaatcacgtgacgccggcgtcactcgacgtgccgccgacgtcacatgcttctcgccaaggattgcagaaatggcgtcctcactcctcgctccatcaccagggagttgtggtaagtcggggggggggggattaaggagggtgagggggtttatatttttattttggctcaacaatcgcgatttcccacatatcgaacatatctatgttcgatatgtgggaaatccgatcgtttatgtcgaatcaattttttaagtaaaaaaaaaatatgagttgcgttttactaatgcggtcaatccgaatgcacacccctagtagaatctatatgggtagaaatcccatgtatgttgtgtaagagtatagtaataggagtacactaccgtccacctggacaaaatggtcagacagtagggatgtgaatcgttttaggacgattaaaattatcgtccgataattttaatatcatcttaaactgttatggaacacaatacaatagagattctaacgatttatcgttataaatcgttagaatcgtgagccggcacactaaaaccccctaaaacccacccccgaccctttaaattaaatcccccaccctcccgaaccccccccaaatgagttaaataacctgcgggtccagcggcggtccggaatggcagcagtccggaacggcagcggtccggaacgggctcctgctcctgaatcttgttgtcttcagccggcgccattttccaaaatggggccgaaaaatggcggcggccatagacgaacacgattggacggcaggaggtccttccggacccccgctggacttttggcaagtctcgtgggggtcaggaggccccccacaagctggccaaaagttcctggaggtccagcgggggtcagggagtgatttcccgccgcgaatcattttcgtacggaaaatggcgccggcaggagatcgactgcaggaggttgttcagcgaggcgccggaaccctcgctgaacgacctcctgcagtcgatctcctgccggcgccattttccgtacgaaaacgattcgcggcgggaaatcgctccctgacccccgctggacctccaggaacttttggccagcttgtggggggcctcctgacccccacgagacttgccaaaagtccagcgggggtccggaaggacctcctgccgtccaatcgtgttcgtctatggccgccgccatttttcggcgccattttggaaaatggcgccggctgaagacaacaagattcaggagcaggagcccgttccggaccgctgccgttccggaccgccgctggacccgcaggttatttaactcatttggggggggttcgggagggtgggggatttaatttaaagggtcgggggtgggttttagggggttttaatgtgccggttttgcgatttttagatttttagatttttcacgatttttcacgatattttacccccccaaacggcaacaatacgattccctccccctcccagccgaaatcaatcgttaagacgatcgaggacacgattcacatccctatcagacagatgatgaaatgctaagagaaatcagggaagctaaccgatttggcagtgcaataataatgggagatttcaattaccccaatattgactgggtaaatgtaacatcaagacttgctagacgtaaagttcctggatgtaataaacgactgcttcatggagcaattggtcaaGGAATCAATGAGAGTGGGAGGtaaatttagatttaattcttagtggaacgcaagattttgtgagagaggtaacggtggtggggccacttggcaacagtgatcataacatgatcaaatttaaactaataactggaagggggacaataagtaaatctgcagcactaacactaaactttcaaaagggaaactttgataaaatcaggaaaatagaaaaaaactgaaaggtgcagctgcaaaggttaaaacttttcaacaggcttggacattgtttaaaaatacaacactagaggcgcagtccatatgtattccatgcattaggaaaggtggaaggaaggcaaaacgattaccatcatggttaaaaggtgaggtgaaagactattttagccaaaaaaacatactttaaaaactggaagaaggaccCAGCACTCAGAAAGAGCCGCAGTGGAGGAAGACCCCTCCTGCCTGGGAAAAAGTACCTATTTTTGGGTGCTGCTGGTGGTGGGGATTTGGTCCCATTTGTGAGACTGACATTGTTCTGAATGattcagaaacaagaaaaatgggaaaaatcaaaactgaaaatgggaacgtagaaaaacactttttattttatcatggAAAATCAGTTGCAGGAAAGCTCACAGGTAAAGGTTAAATGGATGCACACAACTCTCTCCTAGCCCCAGCACACTGGCAGCCTCAGGGGAGGTGCTGTTTAGATTTGTATGCCCCCTCTAACACTTGCTAACCTAGGGCTGGAAGCTTGGGTCTCTACAATTGCATAAAATGCATctctcattgttttttttttaaatgcgtcTCTGGGTCTTCCGTTTCTTCCGTTTCTTGCATTTAATCATTTCTTGTTCCTTTCTAGGACAAATCGGCTGAAGATACCTGAAGAGGCTTATTTCAACATTACTGGACAGAGCAGGATTTTCCTGTTCCCTCTGTAGGTTTGCTGGGCTTTCAGTATATTTGAAtgaattattatatatattttaaatacatttttatccaatatttttatatattctttgaagtttttaaaattaccctttaatGCACAcgttttgatatttttatttttttaggtgaATAGATCATAGTCATAGAGCAACTACTTCTCCCCAGCAAACCTCTTTATTTAAGAAGGGATCCTTTGCAACATTTTATAAGGATATATTTATGTTCATGTGGTTTAGAGATtaacaggagttagcaatctatagtatttaggagagttgtgggtgaatccttggaccagtggcagatgaccacgcccccggggaagaccccgagagggaccaccagtcaggctcagagtatggagacagacacacactagttcttttattagacagtatactgaaccaccagaggtggcagtagtgagctggaagtgcccggctgggctgcagtccctcagatactggaacagcgatccctggaggctgagctgtagagaaattgaaatatagtgagtaggcagggtatgcagacttcatgtaccaaacctgatggtaagactcacacaatgtctcatagaagcccaggagctggaatgtataggccctcgagaagcgagtacctggttccagggaaagctctgagagagagatggtaactcactgatgtagtaggcagtgctgacatcCTGGTAGAAGTGAATTcaaagaagtccgggaacaagggccctcaaggagcaagtaccggttccagactgcaatctagaaagtaagagagagagtgaggcccccgaggagcgggtaaccctggttagtccgaggaggcagagtagcgtagatagaatgaatccatatccatatccttgctaactcaatgtgttagcaaattctaagaccttaaatatccgtcgcgggtgacgtcatcttcgggggacgctcccgaggttcgtgccatcgctggtacttcagttggggctgCGCCGCGTGCgccccctaggcctccaggaaacatggcggttagcaGCGTGGAGCTGGTTTGGGGATGCCAGAGAATCTCGGCAGAGAAACGCCGCTGCAGCCAATCTTCCCGAgggtgaagagggaggcgccaaaaaggtgaggagggcggagagagggcgtcgggaaccaacagatacaacagtaccccccttcaaagggcgaattcctctttgggtaccaggcttaggttttgaaggatgcgtgaggtggaactgatgtagaaggcagtgctgacttcctggcagaaatgaattcgaagaagtccgggaacaagggccctcgaggagcgagtacccctggttagtccgaggaggcagagtagcgtagatagaacgaatccatatccatatccttgctaactcgatgtgttagcaaattctaagaccttaaatatccgtcgcgggtgacgtcatcttcgggggatgcccccaaggttcgcaccATCGCTGGTACTttagtcggggccgcgccgctcGCGTGCACCtaagcctccaggaaacatggcggttagcagcgtggagccggtccggggacgctggagaatcTCGGCAGAGATACGCCGCTGCAGCCAATCTTCCTGAGGgcaaagagggaggcgccaaagaggtgaggagggcggagagaaggcttcgggaaccgacggacacaacaacagTTTACAGTGGCTTTGTTGTTTTTCAGGAGCCTGAGTGTCTAAAGGCCTTCTTTTGCATCTTCTGCTGGCTTTATACTacgattatgttttaaaattggctgacttacatacataaatcaggatgtatgtgagggagtcctACTTTTTGCATAAAATACatatttggatatttttaaaattggtaggAAACGTTTGTGAATTCAGTAAATTGATATGCatggtttcagtgcattgcatgtatttgcacataagcctaagtacatgcatatgttatggAGTAGAAATACGCATACTTTATAAATTATATGTATATCATatacatggtttataaaatacttatgCATGTCTGCTCGTGGCCATATATGCACGTCTATGCCTccacatgcatttgtttgaaagttaacatTTATGCGTCCGTTCCATTGTTTGCTTTTATCTCTGTGCTGTTGGCTTTTCTCTCCACTCCCCTGTCACCTTTACCATTACTACTgatctgtagggatgtgcatttgtttcatccgtttcatccgtttcctatacaagcatgcaatatgaaacatatgaaacatatgaaacgaatgcacatctaattgacatgtaatgggaaacttatgaaacgaatgaaacgaatgcacatccctactgatctGTCCTTCACACACTCAGAAtataaaatgaatgggaaacgTCACATCCCAAACACATTAATTGGTTTGCATTTTCCCTTGAACTGGAAGCTGTTCCAAGCTCATTGGCAGGAAAGCACAGCAAGAGCCGTGCATGCATCCTAAGAAGTACAAATGTCATTGTAGAGTTGGGTGCCAAGAAGTTGTTGTAATAAGGTCCTCAGGTATCTGGGAAAGGGACAGAGCCTTTGGGAGAAGGAGGACACACTGGGTAAGGCTGTTGGAAGACCCCCTTCTGGAATATGAGGTACAGTCCTGGACACCTAAGTACTGTAAAGATAGAGATGAGACCGAGGGGATTGTAAAGAAAATAATGCCTTTACAGAATAGAAGAAACAGAGCAGGTAATATATGCAGGATTAGTGAGATATTCTGGGGACACTGAGAAGAAAGCTTAACATGACGGATAAATGTCTAATTAGTGAGAAAATCATGTTACTTTAACACTATCGGTCATtctgttaaataaaatattatgtcTTTCATCTCAAACTTATATTCACAAGGACCCTTTGCCATGTCTTCCTTCAATACCAACAGCACCACGGAGGTGTCTGAGTTCCTCCTCATGGGTTTCCCTGGGATCCAAAGATGGCAGCACTGGCTCTCCATCCCACTGGCTCTTCTCTTCCTCGTGGCCCTTGTGGCCAATCTCACACTACTGATCACTTTCTATGCTGATCTGAACCTCCATGCTCCCATGTACTATCTGCTGGCCATGCTGGCTCTGGTGGATATAGGTCTCTGCAACTCAGTCACTCCCAAACTCCTAGGGATCCTCTGGTTTGATGCAAAAACTATCAGCTCCTCAGCCTGCTTCACGCAGATGTACTTTGTCCATTGCTTCCTTGGGATGGAGTCAGGTATCTTCCTTGTTATGGCTTATGATCGATACATTGCAATCTGCAACCCCTTACGGTACTTCTACATAATTACTAACGGCTTTGTAGTAAAATCTGCTGTCTTTATCCTGGTCAGGAATGCAGTGTTAGGTCTACCGGTTCCTCTGCTTGCTGCCCGGCTGCATTACTGCTCCAGAAATGCCATCAAATACAGCTTCTGTGCCAACTTAGCAGTAGTGTCCCTGGCCTGTGAAGATATTACAATAAACAGTGTTTACCAGCTGGTGGTTGCCTGGGTTTTATTAGGCAGTGACTTCTTGTTAATCACCATGTCATACTGTTTCATCCTCCGGGCTGTGCTGAAGCTGCAAGCTGAAGGGGCAGCCATGAAGGCCTTGAGTACCTGCTCTTCTCACTTCATtctcatcttatttttttctACTATCCTTGTGGTTTTGGCCATAACTCACACAAGTGGGAACAAAATCCCATCGGACATCCCAATTTTGGTGAACGTTTTACATCTCCTTGTCCCTCCATCACTGAACCCCATTGTCTATGGTGTGAGGACCAAAGAGATTAAGCACGGCATACTGAAGGTGTTCACGAAAAGAAGAGCAACAACCAGTGAGAAGTGAAGAAGTGGTGAATAGGAGAAAGATAAGTCAAGTGAAAAACCTCTATTTTACATCATGACTGCAAGGTTTGTCAAACTGTCCATGTGAACTCTTTGACACTATTAGCTCTCCAAAATTTATCCTCAGACCTATGAGGTAGACTAAAGAGCAACTACCAGTGAGAACTGAAGAAGAGATGAGTAGGAAGGAAATAAATCAACTGGAGAGAGCTGATGTCTAGGACTTCCTATTTATAACACCTGAG
This sequence is a window from Rhinatrema bivittatum chromosome 5, aRhiBiv1.1, whole genome shotgun sequence. Protein-coding genes within it:
- the LOC115091565 gene encoding olfactory receptor 56A4-like, whose protein sequence is MSSFNTNSTTEVSEFLLMGFPGIQRWQHWLSIPLALLFLVALVANLTLLITFYADLNLHAPMYYLLAMLALVDIGLCNSVTPKLLGILWFDAKTISSSACFTQMYFVHCFLGMESGIFLVMAYDRYIAICNPLRYFYIITNGFVVKSAVFILVRNAVLGLPVPLLAARLHYCSRNAIKYSFCANLAVVSLACEDITINSVYQLVVAWVLLGSDFLLITMSYCFILRAVLKLQAEGAAMKALSTCSSHFILILFFSTILVVLAITHTSGNKIPSDIPILVNVLHLLVPPSLNPIVYGVRTKEIKHGILKVFTKRRATTSEK